Sequence from the Pseudomonas frederiksbergensis genome:
GACCTTCACCAATTCGCGGGTCATGAACTCCGGGCCTTCGTCCGGCACCGGCAGGCCGGCGCTTTTCAGGCGCTCGCGAGGGACTTCTTCTTTCTGTACGACTTCGCCTACCACCAGGTGCGCAGGCATGCCCGGTACGTTGTAGCTGGCGTGGATCAAGTCGGCCGGCCAGAAATGGCCGAGGCCGCGCACGGCGATCACCGCCAGCAGGCCAATGGTCATGATGACCGCGATGGACACCGCGCCACCGCTGATCCAGACGCCTGGGGCGCCGCTCTTGAACCATCCTTTCAGGGAGTTCTGTTTCACAGACTTCTACCTTTCTTAAAGCGACGAATATTTCTTGCGCAGACGCTGACGGATCAGCTCGGCGAGGGTGTTCATGACGAAGGTGAACAACAGCAACACCAGGGCCGACAGGAACAGCACGCGGTAATGGCTGCCGCCGACTTCCGACTCGGGCATTTCCACCGCCACGTTGGCCGCCAGGGTGCGCAGGCCTTCGAACAGGTTCATTTCCATGACCGGGGTGTTGCCGGTGGCCATCAGCACGATCATGGTCTCGCCCACTGCGCGGCCCATGCCGATCATCAGCGCCGAGAAGATGCCCGGGCTGGCGGTGAGGATCACCACGCGAGTCATGGTCTGCCACGGCGTGGCCCCGAGGGCCAGCGAGCCCAGGGTCAGGCCGCGCGGCACGCTGAACACAGCGTCCTCGGCGATGGAGTAGATGTTCGGGATGACCGCGAAACCCATCGCCAGGCCGACTACCAGGGCGTTGCGCTGGTCGTAGGTGATGCCCAGGTCATGGGAGATCCACATGCGCATGTCGCCACCGAAGAACCAGGCTTCCAGGTACGGGCTCATGTACAGCGAGAGCCAGCCCACGAACAGGATGACCGGAATCAACAAGGCGCTTTCCCAGCCGTCCGGCACCCGCAGGCGAATGGATTCCGGCAGGCGGCTGAAGACGAAACCGGCGACCAGGATGCCGATCGGCAGCAACATCAACAGGCTGAAGATGCCTGGCAGGTGCCCTTCGACGTAGGGCGCCAGGAACAGGCCGGCGAAGAAACCGAGGATCACCGTCGGCATCGCCTCCATCAGCTCGATCACTGGCTTGACCTTGCGGCGCATGCCCGGGGCCATGAAGTACGCGGTGTAGATCGCGGCGGCAATGGCCAGCGGCGCGGCCAGCAGCATCGCGTAGAACGCAGCCTTCAAGGTGCCGAAGGTCAGCGGCGAAAGGCTCAGCTTGGGTTCGAAATCGGTGTTGGCGGCGGTCGATTGCCAGACGTATTTAGGTTCGTCGTAGTTTTCGTACCAGACCTTGCTCCACAACGCGCTCCAGGACACTTCCGGATGCGGATTGTCCAGTGCCAATGGTTGCAGCTTGCCGCCCTGCTCAACGATCAGGCGGTTGGCCCGTGGCGACATGCCGAACAGGCCCTGGCCGTCGACTACCTGGTCCACCAGCAAGGTGCGGTGGGCGGTGCTGTGGAACACGCCGAGCTTGCCGGCGGCGTCCAGGGCCACGAAACCCTTGCGACGCTCTTCAGCGCTGATTTCAACGATGGGCGCGCTGCCCATCTGGAAGGCACGAATCTGTTTGAAGCGCAGCTCGCCGTCCGGATCGCGGGCCATGAACCACTGGGCCAGGCCGCCCTTGGAATCACCGATGATCAGCGAAATCCCGCCGACCAGTTGAGCAGTCGCTGTGACTTCTGCGTCGGCGTTCTCCAGAAGTTTGTAGCGGCCGTTGAGGCTCTTGTCACGCAGGCTGAAGACGTCGGCCTGGGCGCGACCGTTGACCACGTACAACCATTGCTGGCGCGGGTCGACGAAGATGTTCTTCACCGGCTCGGTCATCTGCGGCAGGTCGATGCGGGTCTGCTCGTTGGTGACTTCACCGGTCATCATGTTTTCTTCGCTGGTCAGCGACAGCACATACAACTGCGCCCCACTGGAACCGGCGAGCAGCAGGGTCGAATCGGTGGCGTTGAGGCTGACGTGCTCCAAGGGCGCGCCCTGCTCGTTCAATGCAATCGGCGCCTCGCCGTAAGGGTATTCGATGGCGGGCGAGATGGTTTTCTTGCCGTCTGGATAGCTGACTTTATAGGTGTGGCGGAACACCAGGGCCTGGCCGTTGGAAAGACCGATTGCCACCAAGGGGCTGCCAGGCTGGTCTTCGCCAATGGAGGTCACGCTGGCGCCGGCCGGAATCGGCAGGTCGACGCGGCGCAGTTCGGCGCCGCTGTCGAGCTCGTAGAACAATGCCTGGCCCTTGTCGGAAAAACGCATGGCCACCTGGTTCTGCTCTTCGATGGCGATCATCAGGGGTTTACCGGCGTCTTGCATCCAGGCCGGGGTGATCGAGTCCTTGGCGGTCAGGTCCGCACCCTGGAACAGAGGCAGCACCACGTAGGCAAGGAAGAAGAAAATCAAGGTAATGGCGGCCAGGACGGCGAGGCCGCCGACCAGCACGTACCAGCGGGTCAGGCGATCCTTGAGCGCGCGGATGCGGCGCTTGCGTTGCAGCTCAGGCGTATTGAAGTCAATGCGCTTGGGAGGGGAAGTCGTAGTCATTGTGGAGTTGGCCAGATCATTCATGCGCACACCCTAGCGATCCTGTATGACAGAAAGATGACAGTGAAGTGACGCAACAAATCCGCCGCCAGCTAGAAGCGGCAGCGGACGGGAAAATTGGCCGCGAGAGTGACGTCCACCCCCGCAGCAGCCCGGGCGTTGGCCCGGGCTCAGGTATTACTTCTTGGCGACGCTGCCGCCTTCCGACAGACCCAGGTCAGCCAGTGCCTTGGCAGCTACTTTGGCTGGCAACGGGATGTAGCCGTCCTTGACCACGACTTCCTGGCCTTGCTTGGACAGGATCAGCTTCACGAACTCAGCTTCCAGCGGGGCCAGAGGCTTGTTCGGCGCCTTGTTGACGTAAACGTAGAGGAAACGCGACAGCGGGTACTTGCCGTTCAGAGCGTTCTCTTCGCTGTCTTCGATGAATTCGCCGCCTTCTTTCTTGGCCAAGGCAACGGTTTTCACGCTGGCGGTCTTGTAGCCGATACCCGAGTAGCCGACGCCATTAAGCGAGCTGCTGATCGACTGCACAACCGAAGCCGAACCTGGCTGTTCGTTGACGTTTGGCTTGTAGTCGCCTTTGCACAGGGCTTCTTCCTTGAAGTAGCCGTAGGTGCCGGACACGGAGTTACGGCCGAACAGTTGCACTGGCTTGTTGGCCAGGTCACCAGTCACGCCCAGGTCACCCCAGGTCTTGACGTCGGCCTTGGCGCCGCACAGGCGAGTCGAGGAGAAAATCGCATCGACCTGAGCCATGGTCAGGCCTTTGATTGGGTTGTCCTTGTGTACGAACACAGCCAGGGCGTCCACGGCAACCGGGATAGCGGTTGGCTTGTAGCCGTATTTCTGTTCGAAAGCCTGCAGCTCGTTATCCTTCATCTTGCGGCTCATCGGGCCCAGGTTGGAGGTGCCTTCGGTGAGCGCGGGTGGCGCGGTGGAAGAACCGGCCGCTTGAATCTGGATGTTTACGTTCGGATATTCTTTCTTGTAGTTCTCGGCCCACAAGGTCATCAGGTTGGCCAGGGTATCGGAGCCGACGCTGGACAGGTTGCCCGATACACCAGTGGTCTTGGTGTAAGCCGGAATTGCCGGGTCAACACCAGCGGCAACCGCGTTGGCAGTCGCAACGCCAGCAGCGACAAAGGTCATTGCCGCCATCAAACGCTTCAGTTTCATGCCTTACTCCTAGCAGATAGGTGTGTTAAGTCGGCCAAGTATTGGGAAGCCGTGTGAACACTCTATGGCTGAAATATGACAATTGGATGAAAGGCCAGTATTGGATTTTGCGGGGGTGTCGTGTCGAGGGGCTGCCTAGCGCCCCTTCTTCCAAAGATACCCACCAATCACCATCCCCATTCCGCAGATGATCGCCACGTAATACGCCGGCCCCATCGGGCTCTCTTTCAACAGCAGGGTCACGATCATCGGCGTCAACCCGCCGAAAATCGCGTAGGCCAGGTTGTAGGAGAACGACAGGCCGCTGAAGCGCACCACGGCCGGGAAGGCATTGACCATGACGAAGGGCACCGCGCCGATGGTACCCACCAGCAAACCACTCAAGGCGTAGAGCGGGAACAGCCACTCGGGGTGAGTGAACAGGCTGTGGTAAAAGGTCCAGAACGTGACCAACAACAAACCGCTGCCGAAGACGAACACCCGGCCCGCGCCAAAGCGGTCGGCCAGCACACCGGCTCCAATGCAACCAAAACTCAGGAATACGATCGCCAGGCTATTGGCCTGCAACGCCGTGGTCGGACTGAAGTGGTACACCGTCTGCAACACCGTCGGGGTCATCAGGATCACCACGATGACGCCGGCCGACAGCAGCCAGGTCAGCAGCATCGAAATGGCGATGGCGCCGCGATGATCGCGCAGCACGGCGCGCAACGGAACCTCTTCGGCCAGCGCCTTGCGCAGTTGCAGTTCGGCAAACACCGGGGTTTCGTGGAGCCAGCGGCGCAAGTACACCGAAAACAGGCCAAACACACCGCCCAGCAGGAATGGGATCCGCCAAGCGTAATCCGCCACTTCCACTGGCGTATAAATGCTGTTGATGGCGGTGGCGACCAGCGAACCCAACAGGATTCCTGCCGTCAGGCCGCAGGTCAGCGTGCCGCAGGCATAGCCGATATGGCGCGCCGGCACATGCTCGGAAACGAACACCCAGGCCCCCGGTACTTCGCCACCAATGGCTGCGCCCTGGATCACGCGCATCAGCAACAACAGGATCGGTGCCCACATGCCGATCTGCGCATAGGTCGGCAACAGCCCCATGATCAGGGTCGGCACAGCCATCATGAAAATGCTCAAGGTGAACATTTTCTTGCGCCCCAGCAGGTCGCCGAAGTGGGCCATGATGATCCCGCCCAGCGGCCGGGCCAGGTAGCCGGCGGCAAAAATGCCAAACGTTTGCATCAGGCGCAGCCATTCGGGCATTTCGGCAGGAAAAAACAGTTTGCCGACCACGGTGGCAAAGAACACGAAAATAATGAAATCGTAGAACTCCAGCGCGCCGCCCAGGGCAGAAAGCGACAGGGTCTTGTAGTCGTTGCGGGTCAGCGGACGGGCGGGTTGCGCGGGCGTCGCCGTGCTCGAAGGCGCAGTGGTCATGGCAAGGGTTTCTCTTATAGTCGGTTCTCGGCCCGACAACACTGATGAGAGCCCGGGCAGGTTCGGCACGATAGCAAATTGTTCGAAAAAGCACATAGAGCCGCGTAATTGACAGTCAAAATCAGAACCCAGTGGTCGTCGCGACGTCTATCGCCCGATATACTCGCAACCTTGCGACACTCTGTAAGGGGTTGCTGTGCGAAAACGTCGTTGGTGATGTAGTACGAATCAGCCGGTTTCGCAGAGTTTCCCTTTGGCACGCCTTTACGAAAAACGTGACGAACGTGGCAGTTCGGGCTGAATCGTTTTTTACAAAGACGGCTATTCACCTGAAAGACAAGACAGAGTTACGGGTCAGAGGCACCCCCGGCATGATAGAGCTCGAACAAGAAGATCCAATCCCGCAAGGCGACCTGGCCTTGCAAATCACCGCGCTTCCCCGCGATACCAACGGCTTCGGGGACATTTTCGGCGGCTGGCTGGTGTCCCAGATGGACCTGGCCGGCACCGCGATGGCCAGCAAGGTGGCGGGCGGGCGCGTGGCGACCGTGGCGATTGATCGCATGGCGTTCCTGGTGCCGGTGGCGGTGGGTGCGCAGTTGTCCTTCTATACCCAGGCGTTGGAAATCGGCCGTAGCTCGATCCAGATGATGGTCGAGGTGTGGAGCGACGATCCGTTGTCCAGCGAATGGCGCAAGGTCACCGAAGCAGTGTTTGTCTTCGTCGCCATCGACGGCAGTGGACGCACCCGCTCGGTTCCACCCCGCGCCCGTTAAACGCGGCGACCGTTTTGCGGTCCATTGCAGTCCATGTTCCTGAACGAGATGCGCAATATGCCTACGCCCAATGTCGAAGCCGTCAAACTGGATGAACTGAATGGTTGGCGCATCCGCCACGGTCAGGCCGAGTTGCTGGTGGCCCAGCAGGGCGCGCATATCCTCAGTTATCAAGTGGACGGCCAGCCGCCGCTGATCTGGCTTAACGACCAGGCGACGTTCCAGACGGGCAAGAGCATCCGCGCCGGCGTGCCAGTGTGCTGGCCCTGGTTCGGCAACCTGACCCGCAATCCCGACAGCGTCCAGGCGATGCGCGTCAGCAACGAACCGGCCACGGCCCACGGCCTGGTGCGAGCGATGGATTGGGAGCTCAAGGGCATCGAGGCCGAAGGCGAGAGCCTGAACATCGAATTCGTGCTGCCCTACCCTGAAAATGGCCTGCCGGGCTGGCCTCACCAGGTCGACCTGACGCTGACCATCGTGATGGACGAGCAGTTGCATATCCGTCTCACCAGCCATAACCGTGGCAGCGAAACCGTCAGCCTCAGCCAGGCGCTGCACAGCTATTTCGCCGTCAGCGATGTGCGCAACGTGCAGGTCGATGGCGTCGACGGCTTGAACTACATCGAGACCCTGGACGATTGGAACACCCATACCCAGGCCGGTGCCCTGCGCTTTGCCGGCGAAACCGACCGCATCTACCTCGATACCCCGCCGACGCTGAGCATCGTTGACCCGCACTGGCAACGACGGATCGAACTGACCAGCAGCGGCTCGCGCTCGGCGGTGATCTGGAACCCCTGGACCGAACGGGCCAAGGCCTTTAGCGACATGGCCGACGATGGCTGGCAGCGCATGCTGTGCATCGAGACGGCCAATGTGATGGGCGATGTGGTGACGTTGTTGCCGGACGCCAGCCATACCTTGGGCGTGAGCATTTGCAGCAAGCCGCTCTAAGCCACACCAAAAGACCTGTGGGAGCGGGTCGCTCCCACAGTTGAAACTGTGTCAGGCCAACCGGCCCGTTACAAATCCGCCTCCTGCACCACCCTCACCTTCTCCGCATCCAGCGCATACGCCGCGCTCGCCAGGTCGTTGTCGACCTTCTCGATCTTCAGCGTGCCCGTCACCCAAAGGGGCGTATAGATGTCGTCCAGCTTCACGCCCTTGGGATATCGCACCAACACCAATTGATTCGGCGGCGGCGGAGGAACGTGGATGCAGGCGCCCGGGTAAGGCACCAGGAAAAACAATGTGCTGCGGCCCTTGGCGTCGGTCTCCAAAGGGACCGGATACCCGCCAATGCGCAGGTGCTTGTCATTCATCGACGCCACGGTCTTGGTCGAGTACATCACCGCCGGCAAGCCTTTGCTTTGCTTGAGGCCACCTTTTTCGGTGAAGGTGCCGCTGGCTTCGGGGGAGTCGTGATCGATCTCGGGCATCGCTTCGAGGGCTTTCTGGTCCGACTTGGGCATCAGTTCGAGCCAGTCGGTTTCCGGCAGCTCGGCGGCGTGGGCCAGGCCACTGCCCAGCAAAAGAAGGGTCAATACTAGACGGCGCATGAAAGGGCTCGGCAATGAGTGGAATGTAAACGCCGGGCAGTTTAGCCCTCTCCGTGCGCCGCGCGGAGAGGGCTTCATCTGGTTTGATCAGTTTCTTTTGATCAGGCCGTAGATCACCAGCAATACGACCGCACCCACCAGGGCGCCAATGAAGCCAGCGCCTTCGCCAGCCTGATAAATACCCAGGGCCTGGCCGCCGTATGTGGCCGCCAACGAACCGCCAATACCGAGCAGGATGGTCATGATCCAGCCCATGCTGTCATCGCCGGGCTTCAGGAAGCGCGCGAGCAGGCCAACGATCAAGCCGATAAAAATGGTTCCGATGATTCCCATGGCATTTCCCTCTGGTTGAGACTAAAGCCAAAGTCCAGTCGGGCTTTGGCACTTAGCCATGAGAGAGATAAGCCGATGAATGGTTCCACCGATGTTGCAGACTATTGCTCGGCAATCAGCGTTTCGACCTTGATGATCTGCTGCTCGAGCGTGGCGCGATCGGCGCAACGCAGGTTGGCGTGGCCGACCTTGCGCCCCACTTTGAAGGCCTTGCCATAGTGATGCAGGTGGCAGTCGGCAATCGCCAGGACTTTCTCGCTGTCCGGCACCTTGCCGATGAAGTTCAGCATCGCGCTTTCGCCGACCTTGGCGGTCGACCCCAGCGGCAGCCCGGCCACCGCCCGAAGGTGGTTTTCGAACTGGCTGCACTCGGCGCCTTCAGTGGTCCAATGCCCGGAGTTGTGCACCCGCGGGGCGATTTCGTTGGCCTTGAGGCCGCCGTCCACTTCAAAGAATTCGAACGCCATGACGCCGACATAGTCGAGCTGCTTGAGCACGCGGCTGGAGTAGTCTTCGGCCAGGGCTTGCAGGGGATGGTCGGTGCTGGCGACGGACAACTTGAGGATGCCGTCCTTGTGAGTGTTGTGCACCAGCGGGTAGAAGCGGATTTCACCGTCGCGGGCACGCACGGCGATCAGCGAGACTTCACCGGTGAACGGCACGAAACCTTCGAGCAGGCAACCGACGCTGCCCAGCTCGGCAAACGTACCGGCAACGTCTTCAGGGTTGCGCAGGACTTTCTGGCCCTTGCCGTCATAACCCAGGGTACGGGTCTTGAGCACGGCCGGCAGGCCGATGGAAGCGACCGCAGCCTCAAGGTCAGCCTGGGACTGGATGTCGGCGAAGGCAGGCGTCGGGATTCCCAGGTCCTTGAACATGTTCTTTTCGAACCAGCGGTCACGGGCGATGCGCAGGGCTTCGGCGCTCGGATAGACCGGGACGAACTGGGACAGGAAGGCCACGGTTTCGGCCGGGACGCTTTCGAACTCGAAGGTCACCAGGTCAACTTCATCGGCCAATTGGCGTAGGTGATCCTGGTCGCCATAGTCGGCCCGCAGGTGTTCACCCAGGGCGGCGGCACAGGCGTCCGGCGCCGGATCCAGGAAAGCGAAGTTCATTCCCAGCGGCGTACCCGCCAGGGCCAACATGCGACCCAACTGGCCGCCACCGATTACACCGATCTTCATTCGTCAACAACCTCAGGCAATGCGTGGGTCCGGATTGTCCAGGACGCTGTCTGTCTGCTCAGCGCGGAATTTTTTCAGCACGGTATGGAATTGGGGATGCTTGGCGCCCAGGATACTCGCCGACAGCAAAGCCGCATTGATTGCCCCGGCCTTGCCGATGGCCAGGGTAGCAACCGGGATGCCGGCTGGCATCTGCACGATCGACAGCAGCGAATCGACACCTGAGAGCATCGAGGATTGCACCGGCACGCCCAGCACCGGCAGGTGGGTCTTGGCCGCACACATGCCTGGCAAGTGAGCCGCACCGCCGGCGCCGGCGATGATCACTTCGATGCCACGCGCCTCGGCTTCTTCGGCGTACTGGAACAGCAGGTCCGGGGTACGGTGGGCGGAAACCACTTTCACCTCGTAAGGGATGCCGAGCTTTTCCAGCATATCGGCGGTGTGGCTAAGGGTGGACCAATCGGACTTGGAGCCCATGATCACGCCAACCAGTGCACTCATCGTCGTGCCTCTTCTCTCTGGGCGCCCTAGGGCGCGTCAAAAAACAACAAGCCACGCGGGAAACCAGCGTGGCTTGTTGTACGAATTATGGCCGGGTGAACCGACCGAAGGCCGGGCAGTATACCTTAATGAAGCGGATAAACAGCACCTGCGACGACCATCTGTCATGCGCTGCAAAAAGCGTGATTTCCTGACCAAAAAGTCAGCGCCTTGTCATTCATGGATAACTACATATTTTGATCAAGAAGTTAAATTTCCAAGTTATAAGAATCCTTATAACTTTAGCGCGGTACCGACAACCTGCTTCCACTCAGCAATGATTAATCAACAAGGATGTTCAAATAATGAAAGATACGATCGCGATACTCGTCTGCCTCCATGACGACTTGAAAGGTTATGAATACAGAAAACTGTCTTCCGATCATTTCGTCTGGCTCAAGACCGAACTCGAGCTTATCTCCGGACGTGAAGTAATAATTACTTTCGCCCGCCCCCAACCCCCTTATTCCCATTTGCGCAGATTCGACTATAAAGGCGCAGATGCTTCCAGTAAATTGAGCGCATGGAGAAACGCGGCCCAGGATTGGCGCTACGAAACACTGCGGAATAACGATTATGATCCAAGGCTCACCAAGACGCTGCTGCTTACCAAAGATAACATCAATAAAACCATTTCCGGCATCGCCGAACTTGGGGGCCACTTCGGTATCGCCTCTATCAGCACTTACAATACCCCAGCCCATGAGATAGGCCACCTGTTCAACGCTGATCATAAAGACAGCGTCATTGAATACGACGGCTGGTGGAAGGACTCGATCATGCATGCCGATAGTTACTCAGACTTGCGTGGCAACACCTACCGGTTTTCCGAAAGCAACAGGGAAAATATTCGTCAGTATCTAATGGATTAAATGACCGCTCCGGCCTTGTTGCCAAGATTGTTCAAGCACATCCATTCAGCCAACGGAGCTCGCCACACCTCCCTCAAGCTTGCGCCAAAGCAACCGCACATTGGCCTTGCGCACCAGGGCACAGCGGTACAGGCGGATCTCCAGCGGGACATGCCACTGCGCCCCGCCGCAGATCACCAACTCGCCCCGGGCCAGTTCGTTGCGCACACTCAAGTGAGGGACCCAGGCAATGCCCAGCCCTTCCAGCGCCATGCTCTTCAGGCTGTCGGCCATGGCCGTCTCGTAGACGGTGGTAAACCGCAGGGCCCGCTGGCGCAACAACTGGTTGACCGAACGCCCCAGGAACGCCCCGGCGCTGTAGGCCAACAACGGCACGCTGGCCTCGCCTTCGAGGTCGAACAACGGCCCGCCCTGCGCATCGGCCGCGCACACTGGGAGCATCTCGGTCTGGCCCAGGTGCAAAGAAGGGAAAATCTCCGGGTCCATCTGCATGGCCGAATCCGGATCGTAGAAGGCCAGCATCAAGTCGCAGCCCCCTTCACGCAAGGCATGGACGGCATCGCCAACGTTGGTCGCCACCAGGCGCGTGGCGATGTTCATCCCTTCGTTGCGCAATTGCGCTATCCAGCGTGGAAAGAAGCCCAGTGCCAAGGAGTGGGCGGCGGCCACTTGGATGACTTCGCCCTGCCCGCCCTCCAGATGATGCAGGTGCCGGAGCACCTCGCCCAACTGCTCGACCACCGTAC
This genomic interval carries:
- a CDS encoding D-hexose-6-phosphate mutarotase, which codes for MPTPNVEAVKLDELNGWRIRHGQAELLVAQQGAHILSYQVDGQPPLIWLNDQATFQTGKSIRAGVPVCWPWFGNLTRNPDSVQAMRVSNEPATAHGLVRAMDWELKGIEAEGESLNIEFVLPYPENGLPGWPHQVDLTLTIVMDEQLHIRLTSHNRGSETVSLSQALHSYFAVSDVRNVQVDGVDGLNYIETLDDWNTHTQAGALRFAGETDRIYLDTPPTLSIVDPHWQRRIELTSSGSRSAVIWNPWTERAKAFSDMADDGWQRMLCIETANVMGDVVTLLPDASHTLGVSICSKPL
- a CDS encoding phosphate ABC transporter substrate-binding protein PstS; translated protein: MKLKRLMAAMTFVAAGVATANAVAAGVDPAIPAYTKTTGVSGNLSSVGSDTLANLMTLWAENYKKEYPNVNIQIQAAGSSTAPPALTEGTSNLGPMSRKMKDNELQAFEQKYGYKPTAIPVAVDALAVFVHKDNPIKGLTMAQVDAIFSSTRLCGAKADVKTWGDLGVTGDLANKPVQLFGRNSVSGTYGYFKEEALCKGDYKPNVNEQPGSASVVQSISSSLNGVGYSGIGYKTASVKTVALAKKEGGEFIEDSEENALNGKYPLSRFLYVYVNKAPNKPLAPLEAEFVKLILSKQGQEVVVKDGYIPLPAKVAAKALADLGLSEGGSVAKK
- a CDS encoding acyl-CoA thioesterase, which produces MIELEQEDPIPQGDLALQITALPRDTNGFGDIFGGWLVSQMDLAGTAMASKVAGGRVATVAIDRMAFLVPVAVGAQLSFYTQALEIGRSSIQMMVEVWSDDPLSSEWRKVTEAVFVFVAIDGSGRTRSVPPRAR
- a CDS encoding LysR substrate-binding domain-containing protein, whose product is MNLESKWLEDFSALAATRSFSQAAERRFVTQPAFSRRIRSLEAALGLTLVNRSRTPIELTAAGQLFLVTARTVVEQLGEVLRHLHHLEGGQGEVIQVAAAHSLALGFFPRWIAQLRNEGMNIATRLVATNVGDAVHALREGGCDLMLAFYDPDSAMQMDPEIFPSLHLGQTEMLPVCAADAQGGPLFDLEGEASVPLLAYSAGAFLGRSVNQLLRQRALRFTTVYETAMADSLKSMALEGLGIAWVPHLSVRNELARGELVICGGAQWHVPLEIRLYRCALVRKANVRLLWRKLEGGVASSVG
- a CDS encoding 5-(carboxyamino)imidazole ribonucleotide synthase, producing the protein MKIGVIGGGQLGRMLALAGTPLGMNFAFLDPAPDACAAALGEHLRADYGDQDHLRQLADEVDLVTFEFESVPAETVAFLSQFVPVYPSAEALRIARDRWFEKNMFKDLGIPTPAFADIQSQADLEAAVASIGLPAVLKTRTLGYDGKGQKVLRNPEDVAGTFAELGSVGCLLEGFVPFTGEVSLIAVRARDGEIRFYPLVHNTHKDGILKLSVASTDHPLQALAEDYSSRVLKQLDYVGVMAFEFFEVDGGLKANEIAPRVHNSGHWTTEGAECSQFENHLRAVAGLPLGSTAKVGESAMLNFIGKVPDSEKVLAIADCHLHHYGKAFKVGRKVGHANLRCADRATLEQQIIKVETLIAEQ
- a CDS encoding ABC transporter permease subunit; translated protein: MQDAGKPLMIAIEEQNQVAMRFSDKGQALFYELDSGAELRRVDLPIPAGASVTSIGEDQPGSPLVAIGLSNGQALVFRHTYKVSYPDGKKTISPAIEYPYGEAPIALNEQGAPLEHVSLNATDSTLLLAGSSGAQLYVLSLTSEENMMTGEVTNEQTRIDLPQMTEPVKNIFVDPRQQWLYVVNGRAQADVFSLRDKSLNGRYKLLENADAEVTATAQLVGGISLIIGDSKGGLAQWFMARDPDGELRFKQIRAFQMGSAPIVEISAEERRKGFVALDAAGKLGVFHSTAHRTLLVDQVVDGQGLFGMSPRANRLIVEQGGKLQPLALDNPHPEVSWSALWSKVWYENYDEPKYVWQSTAANTDFEPKLSLSPLTFGTLKAAFYAMLLAAPLAIAAAIYTAYFMAPGMRRKVKPVIELMEAMPTVILGFFAGLFLAPYVEGHLPGIFSLLMLLPIGILVAGFVFSRLPESIRLRVPDGWESALLIPVILFVGWLSLYMSPYLEAWFFGGDMRMWISHDLGITYDQRNALVVGLAMGFAVIPNIYSIAEDAVFSVPRGLTLGSLALGATPWQTMTRVVILTASPGIFSALMIGMGRAVGETMIVLMATGNTPVMEMNLFEGLRTLAANVAVEMPESEVGGSHYRVLFLSALVLLLFTFVMNTLAELIRQRLRKKYSSL
- a CDS encoding DUF3299 domain-containing protein, encoding MRRLVLTLLLLGSGLAHAAELPETDWLELMPKSDQKALEAMPEIDHDSPEASGTFTEKGGLKQSKGLPAVMYSTKTVASMNDKHLRIGGYPVPLETDAKGRSTLFFLVPYPGACIHVPPPPPNQLVLVRYPKGVKLDDIYTPLWVTGTLKIEKVDNDLASAAYALDAEKVRVVQEADL
- a CDS encoding MFS transporter, yielding MTTAPSSTATPAQPARPLTRNDYKTLSLSALGGALEFYDFIIFVFFATVVGKLFFPAEMPEWLRLMQTFGIFAAGYLARPLGGIIMAHFGDLLGRKKMFTLSIFMMAVPTLIMGLLPTYAQIGMWAPILLLLMRVIQGAAIGGEVPGAWVFVSEHVPARHIGYACGTLTCGLTAGILLGSLVATAINSIYTPVEVADYAWRIPFLLGGVFGLFSVYLRRWLHETPVFAELQLRKALAEEVPLRAVLRDHRGAIAISMLLTWLLSAGVIVVILMTPTVLQTVYHFSPTTALQANSLAIVFLSFGCIGAGVLADRFGAGRVFVFGSGLLLVTFWTFYHSLFTHPEWLFPLYALSGLLVGTIGAVPFVMVNAFPAVVRFSGLSFSYNLAYAIFGGLTPMIVTLLLKESPMGPAYYVAIICGMGMVIGGYLWKKGR
- the purE gene encoding 5-(carboxyamino)imidazole ribonucleotide mutase, producing MSALVGVIMGSKSDWSTLSHTADMLEKLGIPYEVKVVSAHRTPDLLFQYAEEAEARGIEVIIAGAGGAAHLPGMCAAKTHLPVLGVPVQSSMLSGVDSLLSIVQMPAGIPVATLAIGKAGAINAALLSASILGAKHPQFHTVLKKFRAEQTDSVLDNPDPRIA
- a CDS encoding GlsB/YeaQ/YmgE family stress response membrane protein; this translates as MGIIGTIFIGLIVGLLARFLKPGDDSMGWIMTILLGIGGSLAATYGGQALGIYQAGEGAGFIGALVGAVVLLVIYGLIKRN